The Lutra lutra chromosome 16, mLutLut1.2, whole genome shotgun sequence genome segment AGTGCTTGATAACTACCTGGCAAAGTCACCAACAGGGAACACTTGCTTATGTGACCCTGCTGGTAAATGCCACTGGAGGAACCAGGCGTCTGGAGGGGAGTctggtggaggagagggaagggaccaTAGTAAGGAACAAACACTGGGCCAGTGCTCAGGAGTGTAGACCTGCCTGTCATATTAACTTGTGGCATGACTCTAGGTAAGTCCCTTGTCTCTCCTAGACCTGCTTTCCCAGAATATGAAACAAGGCAACTGGGCTCACAGCGGTCCCAGTTTTAATCCTGAGTGGTAGAGCTCTGTTCTCTGATGTTCTGAGCGCTGCCTGGCAGTGTGAGGTCTGTTTCCTGCTGGACCCTGTGCCTGGAGTACCAGGTCGGGGAGACATGGGGCCCGCAGGACTCAGGGTGACCtgtcctgcctctcttccccagaCATTGCCGTGGGAGCTCCATTTGAGGGCTTGGGCAAAGTGTACATCTACCACAGCAGCTCCAGCGGGCTCTTGGGACGGCCACAGCAGGTATGGGTAGACAGGAACAAAGGgggctttccctccttccccacaccTACCCTCTCCCTATTTCCCCTGGGTGCCGCTCCCCAGAGCTCACCCTCAGCCTGTGCCcgctgcttcccccttcccccaggtaatccagggggaggagctgggacTGCCCGGCTTGGCCACCTTTGGCTACTCACTGAGTGGACGGATGGATGTGGATGGGAACTCCTACCCGGACCTACTGGTGGGGAGCCTGTCCGACCGCATTGTGCTGCTGCGGTAAGCCAGGCCAGTGGTGGATAGGGGCCTTTCTCCCCTCCAGCCCTGTCTGCACGGAGCCCCAGCTCTGTCCACCTTCAGCACTGGGTCCACGCAAGCCCGAGCCCTGGGCTTGGCCTGGCAGGGGCCAGGCAGGAAGCACTGATGTCTGTTTTCTGTGCAGGGCACGGCCTGTCATCAACATCCTCCATAAGACCTTGGTGGCCCGGCCATCCGTGCTGGACCCTGCGTTCTGTACAGCCACCTCCTGGTGAGACTCTCGGGCCCTTCTCTGTGCATGCGCTCCTCCTTATGCATGGGCAGGCCAGGAAGGGAAACCCCTCCCCTGGCAACTCCTGCTATCCCACCCGTAGCGGGTTGATTTCTGGGATAAGCGTTGCCCCTTCTACCCAACCTCATTAAAAAGCCAACTTCGTTGCAGGAGGTAACGGGCAAATACTGGAGGGGCGGGAGAGTGTGGTGGTTAGGAGTGGGAGCTCCGGACAGCcttgttcaaatcccagctctgccctctgtAGTGGTAGaggtgggctctggggagggaggtctcagaggaggagggaagaaggagacacTTAGGTGGATGGGAGAGAGCCACCTTGAACAAATTATCTCTCCGAGTCTCAGATTCATTCCCTATAAAacaaagttaataataataacgaATTTATGGGATCGTTGTGATAATTAAATGCGATAAAGTACAAAAAGCCCTTCACATGGCACCTCGTCCACCTGAAGTGCTCAGAATATGGTAGTTGCTAACATGGTCACAGTAATGATGGCGATGACCCCGAGGCCTTTGTGTGAATGAGGCCTGGATCAGAAGGCAAAGGGTCCCAGAGCAGAAAGcaggggtgagtgggagaggatCTGGACAGCATATCCTGTACCAGACTGGGCAGGGCACCAACCAACTGATGACTTCAGGCAACTCATTCTTgctctcagggcctcagtttccctattggTGACCTCTAAccctgttttctttaaattttaaaaaagattttatttactttagagggAGGGGGAcctgcaaagggaaagggagagagagtctcaggcagactccacgctgagtacagaccccccccccacccccaatgaggggctcgatctcatgactctgagctcacgaccggagccaaaaccaagagtcggttgcttaacgaACTGTGCTACCCTCTAACCCTGTTTTCTATGGCTttcaggggaggggggaaggaagacaCCAAGGGCACCCCAAAGCAGCTCTGTGGATCCCCTAGGTTTGCCCCTGCCTTTCCTCCTAAGGACCTCTGTTTCCCCTGGCCCAGTACAGGGTTGAAGGCCAGGGCCAGGATAACTGGGTCCCACCATAACCTCCCCTTCTGTGTCTCCCGCCTCCCAACAGCGTGCAGGTGGAACTGTGCTTTGCTTACAACCAGAGTGCCGGGAACCCCAACTACAGGAGAAACATCAGtgagtgtgggggtgtggggggggaggggcatgcTTGCCCAGGTACTGATAACACCCcgtcctcccccagccctggcctaCACGCTGGAGGCCGACCGGGACCGCCGACCGCCTCGGCTTCGCTTTGCCCGCAGCCAGTCAGCTGTCTTCCATGGCTTCTTCTCCATGCCCCACACGCGCTGCCAGAAGCTGGAACTGCTCCTCATGGTGAGGGAGGGGTCAGGGCAGGACATCAGCTCCAAGATCTGGAGGAGGGAGGTAGATGCCCGGCCAGGTGAGGGGCAAGGGACTGGAGTCTCCCCAGAGACAGAGGTCGGGGAGGTGGACCTGGGAGGCTATAAGTGTGCAGAGGGTACAGTGAACAGAATGTGGTAGAAAGAGATAGGGCCTCGGAATGGGGATGGGTGCCAAAGGGCTCATCACCTTTTACAAAAGTGAGGGGTGTGGGACTGTTGGCTTAGTTGGTGTCTGGTGGGCAAAAGGGGCCCGTGAGTGTGGGACCAGCTCAGCCCCTCTCTAGGATATCTAGGTTGAAAGAGCTCATCCTGGGGACCCCAAGGATGAAGGGAGGCTCTACAAACCCCACCCCCAAtatatcccccacccccaactctagAGAGGAGGAGTCCCATCACCTTGCTTGCAGATCGAAGTTGTAGGAAGGGGGTCAATTTGATGATCGGACCAGAGGGGGTTTAGCCATACTGGGGTTTTTCAGGGTGGGTGGAGGCTCAGCTCTTCCTTGAGGGTTCAGGGTGGTATGAAAAGTCaacttggggagggggaggggagcgcaGTGCTGGGCTcagctccccctccttccccaggacaACGTCCGTGACAAACTCCGTCCCATCATCATCTCTATGAACTACTCTTTACCTTTGAGGATTCCTGAGCACCCCCGGCTGGGGCTGCGGTCCCTAGACCCCTACCCGGTGCTGAATCAAGCGCAGGTTCTGGAGAACCACACGGAGGTGAATGGGGCCGGGGCATGAAGGGCAGGGACTGGGAGGCCCGTGAAGCCAGACGTCGCTGTGCCCGATAGATCCTCACGCCTCTGGCCACCCTCAGGTCCAGTTCCAGAAAGAGTGCGGCCAGGACAACAAATGTGACAGCAACTTGCAGATGCAGGCGGCCTTTGTGTCGGAGCTGGGGCAGCCGCTGAGCAGGTGAGCTCTGGGCCACGCTGATTGGCCAAGGGGCTTCATTGTGTGAGGGGCGGGGCCCTGCGGGTCTTGAAAATCCTAGGGACCTCGGAAGATCTGAGGGGAGGGGCCTCAGGGAGAGGTGCGCTGAGAGCAGGGATGCTAATTGGCCAGGTAGATGCTTCTGGCCTTCACTGGCCAGGAAAGGGGCTTTCTTCTCCAAGAGAGGCTGGAGGGTGGGGCTTGGCTATCCCCAGACGGAGACCAAACTGTATTTACTCAGTAGACCTGAGGGGCGGGGCCTAACTGATCAGGGGCAGGCCTGGGGCGGAGCTCTGGGCTCAATCCTGGGGgtcctccccactccacccccaggCTGCAGTACAGCAGAGATGGCCGGAAACTGCTCCTGAGCATCAATGTGACCAACACCCCCAGCAGGGAGCGCGCTGGGGAAGACGCCCACGAGGCACTGCTCACCCTGGCAGTGCCTCCCGCCCTGCTGCTGTCTTCAGTGCGCCCCGTGAGTGCCCCCCGCGAGTGACCCCCACAGGGCTCAGAGCCCAAACAGGGCCCCGGGAGCGTTTACATCCTTATATGCATGTCATTTACATGTGTTCCCATTAGTCCCGTGTTCATCCCGCTTCCTCTCTGCGGGGCTTCCTCAGGTGCTTGTGGCGGCTGTAATGCTATAGGAACCTCTAGGCATCAGACCCAGTGCCacagggaaggggctggagaTGCCCAACTCTGACCACCCACTCCCGATTTGTCTACTTTCCTCAGGCTGGGACATGCCAGGCCAACGAGACCATTGTTTGTGAGCTGGGGAACCCCTTCAAACGGAACCAGAGGGTGAGTGTGGGCCACATCTTTCCAGGCCTATGGGTCCCAGGCTGCTACACTGATGAGCTCTTTAACCCTgcttctgtctgcctgcttcccaGGCTTCCTTGAAGGAAAGAGCCAGGGTAGGAGACAGGGCAAGACAGGAGGACATGGGGGGAGGCCCAGAGACTAAAAAAATGGGGCCATTGGTGATGCACAAAACTAGAGCAGGTGGAGGTGAGGAACTTGATTTTGCtgtgcacctactgtgtgccaggccccaaGTCCAAGACTTCACACTTTTTTTATGCTGCAGTTCTCACAAACTTTTGAGGAGGTAGATGCTGTTTTACAGAAAGATAGTATAGGCTTAGTAAGTTACAGTAACTCCggtgcctggtagctcagtcagttaagcacctgactcttgattttggctcaggtcatgatctcggggtcatgagatcaagctccccTTGGGGCTCTGTACTTGACACGGGGTTTGCTGGAGATTCtttgactctccctctccctctgtccctcccgctgcccatactctccctctctctaaatctttctttaaaaaagaaagttacagtaacttgctcaaggtcatgttGTTGAAAGGAGCAGAGATGTCATGGacagagaagaaggggaaaggggagCCGGATGAGGCTAACAGGGTGAAAGTGTGGACAGAGGTGGCCAGGAAGAGACTCATTGCCCAGAACGGGGGTAGGGAGGAGGCCAGAGAACCAACTCCCTTGAATAGAGTTCAGCCCCTCTCTCCCCCATAGCATCACCCCTGCCCGGCCCCAcacacccctctctgccttccttgtcCTCATGGCAGATGGAGCTGCTCATTGCCTTCGAGGTCACTGGAGTGACCCTGCACACAAGGGAGCTCCAGGCCCAGCTGCAGCTCTCCACGTGAGTGACCTCAAGAAGCCAGTCTGTGGCAAGGGTGAGACACCCTGGGACCTCCTGCAGCCCCAACCTTAGCTGACAGCTCTCACCTATCCCCTGCATTCCCTCCTCAGGTCAAGTCACCAGGACAACCTGTGGCCCATGACCCTGACTCTGCTGGTGGACTACATGCTCCAGGCCTCACTCAGCATGTGGGTACCATCCCTCCCGCAGCCTCGCTGTGACGGTGCAGGGGCCGCCCTGTCCTCGAGGTGGCTCCCAAGCTCCTCGGACACACCCCTCTAGGCCTAGTATCCTCAGGCCTCTTCTTCCCTTGGACCACTCCTTCCCCTAACAGCAGTCACTATTATTACCTACTCTGGAAGGCAGGTAGCAGCGGAGGAATCAGCCAGCCCGGGGCCAAGGTTTCGGTGTGGCTCTGCCATTTCAAGAGAGCTCATTGTGCTAGGAATTTCACATACAGCAGCTCACCGACTTCCCACAGCATCCCCATGTTATAGCGACTTCAGTgaactccattttacaggtggggaagcCGAGGCTCTGGGAGGATACATAACTTGCTTGAGCGATAACGGGTATACAGCGAGTGAATGCAAAGCTGGGATTTATCTCAGGTCTGCCTGATGTCAGAGGGGCTGGAGTTCGCCTATCTTGGTGCCCACCCACTCTGCCAAggcccctcccatcccctcagACTCCAGCATCTTTCTTACCCCTAGAGTGAATCACCGACTACAAAGCTTCTTCGGAGGGACGGTGATGGGCGAGTCTGGCATGAAAACTGTGGAGGACGTGGGAAGCCCCCTCAAGTATGAATTCCAGGTAAGGGGGCCACAGGGACCCCGGGCAGGGACTTCTAaggcagggagggcctggggtCTGAGGGTGGGCGGGTTGGGGATGGGTGAGATAGAGGTGGTTTGCCAGGAGGCAGTGGCCATAACACCCCTTGTGCCCACAGGTGGGCCCAATGGGGGAAGGGCTGGCAGCCCTGGGGACCCTGGTCCTAGGGCTTGAGTGGCCCTATGAAGTCATCAATGGCAAGTGGCTGCTGTACCCCACAGAGATCACCATCCACGGCAATGGGTCCTGGCCCTGCTGGCCACCTGGAGACCTCGTCAACCCTTTgaatctcactctctctgtaagGACACCACTGGGGGTCTTGCATTTACATCTCATTTGCATCATATCTCATTTGCATGCTGCAGGGCAGAAAGCCCAGTGTcttgccctccctctcctcataTACCTTTAGAAACCTCCCTCTTGCCCTGCCCTTTCTGCCTTTCGCCTGACTCTgctcccactccttcctcccagccaacatcttcctccctcctcaggTTCCTGGTGACAGGCCACCATCCCCACAGCGCAGGCGGAGACAGCTGGACCCAGGGGGAGGCCCAGCCCCGCCGCCAGTCACTCTGGCTGTTGCCAAGAAAGCCAAGTCTGAGACCAAGCTGGTGAGTGGCCAGGACGGGAGGGATTGTCTGCATCATCACAGGGCGTGTGGGCACCAGGGGGCACCAAAGCAAGGGAGAGAGACTGGGCACACTAGTCACCAGGAGACCCTGGTCTGATGGGGTGATGTGACCCCTGTGCCATCAGGAGCCCCTAGTCAGAGGGAGGAAGACTCATCTCTTCCCTCAGCGGGCATCCCACTGCTCTTGGCCTTGAGGAATAGCCAATCCGGGGGGCCAAAGGAAGAGACGCTGGCTTAATTTCTGAGAGCCCCATCTTTTTGGGGGTGCTATAGCGGCCCAAAGTTTTGGACATTAGAGCTGGGGAATGGGAAAGGCAGGatggaggggaggcggggagaTGTGGGTGGTGCAGGGTGCCCTCTgttggaagggagagaggaacaggCCTGGGAGGCAAGTTGAGGCCTAGCTGGGTGGCGAGGTAGGAGGCAGTGTCCCAGGTGGGGGAAGCTGGCATGAACAAAGGCTCAGTGTGGgactggggtgggaaggaagaatCAGGTGCTGGGCTGGCTGGGACCAGATTTCATGTCATCTACATCCTTGGCATCTCTATGTGCTTCAGTGTGGAAGTGTAGGGGTGGGGTGGTATGCGTGAGCGGAGGGGTGAGGTAGGGCTGCTTGGGGTCAGCCATGGGTGGGACTAAGCTAGAGGAAGAGCCAAAGGGAAGGGGTGAAGCAGGAAGAATGTGACGCCCCAGACTGTCTCATGTCCCGTTTCCTCTGCGCACCTCAGAAGTGCGGCGGTGACCAGGCCCGCTGCGTGTGGCTGGAGTGCCCCATTCCTGACAGCCCTGCCATCACCAACGTGACGGTGCAGGCCCGAGTGTGGAACAGCACCTTCATTGAGGTCAGTGCCTGGGACTGGACGTCTCTACTGCGCCCCCTCCAGGGTGGGGAGAGTAACAGGGAGAGCGTGAGGCCAGGGTCACAGCCAGGCCTCCTGCGCGTCTGTGTGCCCCTGTGTGTGCCCCTGTGTGTGCTTATGTCAGTGACAACGTCGGACTTCACCCAGGAGGCACTGTACACCTGCCACTGTAGGCCTGTCCGTGTTAgtttgtgcatttgtgtgtggATGTGATGTCATGTTCATCTGCAGCCAGAACGACTGTCTCCCAGGAGTCCGTTCCCTCCTGTGTCTGTTCCTTTCCCACCCCCACATTGCTGCGGTGCTGCTCCCTCCCCCTGGAAGGCCAGCTCCCCTTCTGTTACCTCTGCACGTGAGCTCCTCTTCAGCCTTCAAGCTCTTCCCGGCTGCTTCACCACCAGTGAGGTCTTTGCTGAGGTTTCCAGCTGC includes the following:
- the ITGA3 gene encoding integrin alpha-3 yields the protein MAPGPRRSACVPRRMLCALALMVAAGGRVASAFNLDTRFLVVKEAKNPGSLFGYSVALHRQTERQQRYLLLAGAPRDLALPDGYTNRTGAVYLCPLTADKDDCERMDISEKSDPDHHIIEDMWLGVTVASQGPAGRVLVCAHRYTQVLWSGSEDQRRMVGKCYVRGNDLELDPTDDWQTYHNEMCNSNTDYLATGMCQLGTSGGFTHNTVYFGAPGAYNWQGNSYMIQRKDWDLSEYSYKDPEDQGNLYIGYTVQVGSAILHPKDITIVTGAPRYRHMGAVFLLSQEAGGDLRRRQVLEGTQVGAYFGSAIALADLNNDGWQDLLVGAPHYFERKEEVGGALYVFMNQAGTSFPAHPSLLLHGPSRSAFGFSVASIGDINQDGFQDIAVGAPFEGLGKVYIYHSSSSGLLGRPQQVIQGEELGLPGLATFGYSLSGRMDVDGNSYPDLLVGSLSDRIVLLRARPVINILHKTLVARPSVLDPAFCTATSCVQVELCFAYNQSAGNPNYRRNITLAYTLEADRDRRPPRLRFARSQSAVFHGFFSMPHTRCQKLELLLMDNVRDKLRPIIISMNYSLPLRIPEHPRLGLRSLDPYPVLNQAQVLENHTEVQFQKECGQDNKCDSNLQMQAAFVSELGQPLSRLQYSRDGRKLLLSINVTNTPSRERAGEDAHEALLTLAVPPALLLSSVRPAGTCQANETIVCELGNPFKRNQRMELLIAFEVTGVTLHTRELQAQLQLSTSSHQDNLWPMTLTLLVDYMLQASLSIVNHRLQSFFGGTVMGESGMKTVEDVGSPLKYEFQVGPMGEGLAALGTLVLGLEWPYEVINGKWLLYPTEITIHGNGSWPCWPPGDLVNPLNLTLSVPGDRPPSPQRRRRQLDPGGGPAPPPVTLAVAKKAKSETKLKCGGDQARCVWLECPIPDSPAITNVTVQARVWNSTFIEDYRDFDRVSVSGWATLFLRTSIPTINMENKTVWFSVDIDSDLVEELPAEIELWLVLVAVGAGLLLLGLIILLLWKCGFFKRARTRALYEAKRQKAEMKSQPSETERLTDDY